The Archangium primigenium genomic interval AGGCCGCGCTTCTGCAGCGGGGTGTAGACGGCGAAGTCGGCCAGCTCCGACACGGCGAAGGCGCCGCCCGAGGCGAGCACCAGCGCCGGCGGGGCGAGCAGCGCCGACAGGAGCGCGCCCGCGAGGATGGCCAGCAAGGTCCAGCCCTTGCCCAGGCGGCGCTGCACGAGGTCGCGCAGCACGAAGGCCAGCCCCACGATGAGCACGCCGCTGGGCGCCATCAGGCCGGGCCCCACGGGCAGCAGGCAGGGCCCCATGTCCGAGCACGCGAGGCCCACGTGGCCCAGCATCCAGTTGGAGAGAGGAATCGAGGCGCCAAAGCCCGCCAGGTAGACAAATCCCTCGGTTCTGCGTGAATCCATCGCGACGGCTCCAACCCACCGGCGCGCGTCGCGCCGCCGGGGGCGCGGGGGCATAGCACGTTTCCCCGGGGCTGTCAGAATGGCCCCGGGGCGAATCTCCCCGTGCCTCCTCGTCGTATACCCACGCCATGCAGCCGCCCTCCCCGGACCTCTTCGATGACTCGCGCTGGCCTCTGCTCCAGCTGCGGCTGCCCGGCACGCTGGCCTCGCGCGCGTACGAGGACTGCCTCGCCGCCTTCGGCCGCCAGTTGGATCGGGGCGAGCGCTTCGTGCTCATCGTGGACCTGAGCCGGGTGAGCATGGTGCCGCTGGATCAACGCTGGCGGCAGGTGGAGTGGTTCGAGGAGCGCGAGCAGCAGGTGCGCGAGCTCATCATCGGCTCGGCCAACATCATCACCTCGCCCCTGGTGAGACTGTCGGTGAGCGCCATCATGTACTTCAAGCGCGTGCCCCTGCCGGTGGTCATCGTCCCGGACTGGAACAGCGCCGAGGCCTGGGCCCTCGAGCGCCTGGAGGAAGAGCGGCGCGTGCGAGGGCCCAAGCCCGGCTGAGCCACGGGCTCAGGCCCGGGGCCGCTGCTCCACCAGGCCCGTCTGCTGGAGCAGGGGCTGGGTGCTGGGCTCACGGCCGCGGAACTG includes:
- a CDS encoding VUT family protein is translated as MDSRRTEGFVYLAGFGASIPLSNWMLGHVGLACSDMGPCLLPVGPGLMAPSGVLIVGLAFVLRDLVQRRLGKGWTLLAILAGALLSALLAPPALVLASGGAFAVSELADFAVYTPLQKRGLVLAVLASSLVGLVVDSVLFLQLAFGGLDFLAGQVVGKAWMVGLSLPFIAWLRRRDERLGIQLA